CGCGTTGTCGTTGGCTCCCTCGGTGGGCCCCATAGCGATTTCGCGGTGAACGTTGATGAGCAGCGGCACCAAGAGGTAAGCGCTCGCCGCGATTGTCACATACCACAGCCACGGATCCCAGTTTTGGGTGAGGGGAAGCGCGCCGAGAAGGGCAAGCGCTGGAACCGCGAACGTACACCCCTTCATGAGGGCGAACGTCGCCGAGAAGTTCTTGACCATCGACGGAGCAAACGCGAGCGAAGCGCGCGCGCTGTCGTAGTGGGCGACGATGACGACCCGCACCGGCCGCTCGCCCCGACGGGCGCGAGGGACATGCCGGGCGATGACGTTTTGACTCGGGCCCTTAGGCGGAAGCCATCCGGAAAGGCCAAAGCGTGTGTCGAGATCCATCCACATGAGAAACGCCGTGAGCGCCGCGACGGCAAACGCGGGCCACCTGAGAAACTCCCAGCCAGAGGCGACCGCGGCGGCAATCGTGAGGAGATGGTAGATCGCGTACGCCCATGAGTACGTCCGCGGGCTATCGAACTCCTGACGCTCGATCTCGACGGCGCGGGTACGAAACACCGACTCGATGTAGTCGGCCGCTTCCGCCTCGGCGTCAGTGGTCGCGGGTCTCGGTCCGATGGTGTCTGACAGGTGGCGCAGGTGCTCGATCGCGTGGGACATGCGGTCCTCCGGGTCCATGCGGCACGCGCCTGCGACGTGCCGCTCCATCCGAAGACATGATACTGCACCGCGAATCCGGTAGCAGAACCGCGCGCGCGGAGTTACTGGCCGCCCATCCCAGGGGAGTCGCCCGCGTGGCACGAGCGGCACTCACTCATCCGGTACTTTGAGTGCCGCTCGACCACCTCGGGGTTGTCGCTGTGACAGCGGCATCCGGGGATCTGGACCGCGAACGGAGCCTTCTCCTCGGCAGGCGCGGGAACGACGGGCGCATCGGCGCCTTGCGAAGCGGGAACCGGCGTCGAAGCCTGAGCCTGCGCTGCGGGGACGTCTCCGTTCGAGACAGATGGCGCCTGCGGAGTGCCGAACGCAAACGCCAGAGCTGCCGCAACGATCGCAAAGCCCACCGCACCTGCCACGATAGCGACTGCTTTCTTCACAACTACGCCGCTTCCGTGCCGAGGATGGTCGCGAGGTCTTCTGCGGCCGTCTCGGCGATCGGTTTGATGTCGAAGGTGTCGACGAGCACCTGCAGCACGTTGGGGGTGACGAACGCGGGCAGGGTCGGCCCGAGGCGGATGTCGGTGATGCCGAGGTGCAGCAGGGTGAGCAGGATGGCCACGGCCTTCTGCTCGTACCACGACAGGATCATCGAGAGCGGCAGGTCGTTCACGCCGACCTCAAACGCGTCCGCGAGGGCTACCGCGATCTTGATCGCCGAATACGCGTCGTTGCACTGACCCACGTCGAGCAGGCGCGGGATGCCGCCGATGTCCCCGAGCTGCTTGTCGAAGAAGCGGAACTTGCCGCATGCGAGCGTGAGCACCACGGTGTCCGCCGGGGCCTGCTCGACGAAGTCGGTGTAGTAGTTGCGGCCCGGCTTGGCGCCGTCACACCCGCCCACGAGGAAGAAGTGCTTGATCGCGCCACCCTTGACGGCCTCGATGACCTGGGGCGCGACACCGAGCACCGTGTTACGGCCGAAACCGACCAAGACACTGCCGCCATCGGTCTCATCGGCGAAGCCACTCATGGCAAGCGCCTTCTCGATGACCGCCGAGAAGTCACCCTCGACGTGCGGCACGCCGGGGAACTGGACCGGGCCGCTCGTAAAGAGGCGCTCTTTGTACTCGTCACGCGGAGGCATGAGGCAGTTCGTGGTCATGAGAATGGCACCGGGGAAGGCGGCGAACTCCTTGTGCTGGTTCTGCCACGCGGTGCCCCAGTGGCCGTAGAAGTGCGCATGCTTCTTGAGCTCGGGGTACGCGTGCGCCGGGAGCATCTCGCCATGCGTGTAGATGTCGATGCCCTTGCCCTCGGTCTGCTCGAGCAACAGCGAAAGGTCGAGCAGGTCGTGACCGGAGATGAGAATCGCCTTGCCCGCCCTGTGGCCGAGCGGGACCTCAGTCGGAACCGGGTGCCCGTAGGTGCCGGTGTTGCCCGCGTCAAGCAGCTCCATCGTGCGCAGGTTCACCGCGCCGCACTCGAGCGCGAGGGCTACCCACGCCCCGAGGTCGAGCGAGCCGTCACCAAGAGCGTCGAGCGCCTTGAACAGGTACGCATAGACCTCAGGATCCTCCTGGCCGAGGACACGTGCGTGGTGCGCGTACGCGGCTACCCCTTTGAGACCGTACAACGTGGTTTGTTGGAGCGCCTGGACGTCCTCGTCGCGCGTCGTGTCCCACGGCCTGCCGAGCTCGATGCCCTGCTCAACTTTGCCCTCAACGCCCGGAAACGGCCTCAGGTCGACAAACGCCCCGGCCGCCGCGGCCGCGCTCGACTCACGAGCGAGCTCATTGCGCAAGCGCACAGCCTCGTCGATCTTCTCGGCAATCGACGCCGGGTCGAAGTCGACGTTGGTCAGGGTTGTGAATAGCGCGTCTGCGACGAAACGGCCGGCATCCGCAGTGTCAAGTCCGCGGCGTGCCGCATCAATCGCTACTGTCGCAAGGCCGCGGCACGCGTTGACAAGCAAATCTTGCAGCGCGGCTACGTCCTCCTTCTTGCCGCACGCACCAACAGTGGTGCATGCGATTCCCTTCGCGGTCTGCTCACACTGGTTACAAAACATGTTCAAGTCCCTTCGTCGCCAACGATACCGTCGCCCCTACCCGTGTATGAGAGCGGGGATACACCTCGTGCACACCCACGTGCTGTCGCCCCCGGTGCGAACCGGCAAGAGCGGGCGATCGTCCTCAGACACGCCGCACCTGAAGCAGTGCTGAGCAAGATAGTTCGCCTTCTTCTCGGCGATGATCGGTTCGGCCGCCGCGTGATCAAACGGCACGGTCTCACGCAACTCGAGTGTGAGAGCGCCCGTAGGACACACGCCGAGACAAAAGCCGGCGCCGTCACAGAGCTCCTCACGGATGACTGTTGCTTTGCCGTCGACGATCTCGATGGCGCCTTCGGCGCACGGCGAGACGCACAGGCCGCAGCCGTTGCAGAGTTCCTCATCGATGCGGACGATTTGGCGCGTAACGGTCGTAGTGCTCATGTGAGTTTCCTCTCAGTAGTGGCGCTAGATGTCAGAACGGTGTCGCGTCATGGGGTCAGAAAGGTGGTCCGGGCGGTGTCCCCCGGGAGTCGCGCGCAGCGCGCGCGTGGCGGCGGCCCTCGATGAAGTGTTTGACGGAATCGATCGCATGCCCGCGCAGCATCGAGCGAGGGCCTGCGTAGCGCATGACATCACGCATACGCTCGCGCATGTCAGCCCTGTAACAGTGCGTGTCGCAGTAGCTGCAAAACGGTTTGGGGTCCTTAGGGCAAAGCGCGCGCCGCTTCTCCGCGTACGCGAGAAGCTCGGCGCACTCATCACACACGAATGGAGGACGCGTACCGTATACGCCAAGGACGGCGCCGGGTGAGCTGAGCGGAGCGCGCGCGGCCTGGGGATGGTTCCCCTTGCAGTAGATGGCAGAGAAGTCGCCTAAAAGTCGCGTGTCCTTCGCGACATCGGTTCTTGCCATCTGCTGGGTGAAACGGTCGTTCACTGCGGTGTCCCTCGCTACTCTTGCGTTCGCCCTCACGCGCAGAATACGCAGGACGCATCACTGCTAACCTTGACGCGAGTCAATTACGCAGAGAATCTTGAGCGGGTATGTCAGACATGCCAGTGAACCCAATCGCCGAGGAGGCCGCGTTGAGCGCTCGTCCAGCCGAGATCCGTCCCGACCTGTGGAGCGCGCTGCGTGAGTGCCGCCTGTGGCGCGCCGCCTCAGACGACGCAGTCACCGCGCTCGCCCGCCGCGCAACTGTCCGCAACGAACCGCGAGGGTCACTCCTTGTGCAAGAGGGCGATGCGGCGACATCGTTTGGCGTGATGGTGGCCGGAAAGGCTCGCGTGTACCACCTGGGCGCCGATGGCAAGCAGTTCCTCTTTGAGACGATGGGCGCGGGAGATCCGGTGGAAGCGGTGGCCGCTCTGAGCGGCGGACGTTATCCGGCGAACGTGGAAACGGTGACTCCGGCGACGATCGCGTGGCTCCCCCGCGAGGCGCTCATGGACCTTATAGCTGAATCACCTGATGTCGCGCGAGGCGTGATAGCCGACCTCGCGAACCGGGTCGTCAACTTCACCGCCGTCGTGCAGTCGCTCTCGCTCGATGTCCCATCACGGCTTGCCCGCTACCTCTTCCAGCGCGCACTCGCCGCAGGCAAACCATCGCCTCGCGGCCTCGAACTCGACCTCGGCATGGCGAAAAGTGAGCTCGCCGCAGCCATCGGAACCGTGCCCGAGACGCTCTCACGTGCGTTCGCGCGACTGCGCGACGACGGCGTCGTCGAAGTGCGTGGCGGCACGGTCACCGTGCTTGACGTGCGAGCCCTCGCCGAGCTTGGGAGCGGCTACAGCGAATCGTAGCCGCCATCAATCGCCTCGCCGCACGCTACTCGGTTCCTGGTACCGGAGTTGTCTCGCGACCCGGTTCGGCATCTGGCTGGCCTCCGTCGGGCTCGCGTCCAGCTGCCTCGCGCAGACGCGCGTCAGCCTCAGTTGCCTTGGCCCGCGCGTCGAAGTAGTCCTCCGTGGCCTCAGCCGCGTGCCGCTCGTACGCGGCGGCAATAAGTTCGGCCGGCGACGCCGGTAGCGAAGCGGCCTTAACCGCGAGCGCCTTTTCGGCCGCGTTGTACTGTTCCGAAAGCGTGTTTGCCTCGGCGAGCCTGCCTGCAAGGTACGCCTGATCAGCTCGCTTGGAAATCTGAAGAGCGGCGTACTTTTCGTCGCAGTACTCTAAGTACGGGCCAAAATCGACTTCCGGAAAGCCTGTTGCGGCCTCGCTGAACAACTTCCTCGCATCGAGAATCTTCGCCTCGGCTTCACGAGTGAGAGTCGCCGAACGCGTCACTCCCTCGCGCGTGAGCTTGTTGTACTCCTGGACCGCCCTGACCGATATCTCTCCTGCTTCGACCGCGAGCGCCCACGCCGCAAGGGCGGGATCGAGCGCGGCTGCGGCCTTCACGTTGTACTCGAGGATGGTCTCGGCCGCGTCGAGCATGATGATTCGTGTGCGCGCCGACTCTTCAAGCGCGATCGCGTATTGCGCCTCGTTTTCTGGCAGGTCAACACGCGCTTGGCCGATGAGCCTGATCGCGGTGATGAGCTCTTCGCGAGCGCCCGGAACGCGCGGGATCAACTCTGCGGCACGCTCGCCCACTTCCCGATCGATCTCCGCCCGGACCACTTCATCGACCGCTAGCACGGTCGCGTCAGCGATCTCCACGTGCACTGTCGCTTCATCGAGGCGCGCAACGGCTTCGTTTCTTGCCTGAATCTCCTCGTAGTACAGCCATCCGGCCACGCCCGCCACGGTCAGGGCCGCCAGTACGACGACTCCGATGAAGACCTTACGGCCTGTCCCGGAAGTCCGGGGAGCGCTCGGAGCGGGGTCTGCGGGGTCGTGATTCTTCATGGCCTGCTCTCCCTTCACACTGTAAGCGCCAGCATACAGGGTCAGCTAACGCGTGTGCGTCATTTCGCTGTACGAACGAAAGCCGGGCATCCCAAAAGGAATGCCCGGCCGACGGGAACAGGAGTAGCGGCGACGCCTAGATGGCGCGCACCTGCGTAGCCTGCTTCTTGCCGTTCTGGCCCGTGGCCTCGGTGAACGAGACGGCCTGACCCTCATCGAGAGTCTTGAAGCCATCCGACTGGATCTCCGAGAAGTGGACGAACAGGTCGTCTCCGTCCTCGCGCTCGATGAAACCATAGCCCTTGTCAGCGTTGAACCACTTAACGGTACCTTCTGCCATGTAAAACCCATCCTCTCGCCCCAGCGGGGCAAAACAAAACGACCCGACACATCCGCCAGAATGCGGCGTGTCACGTCGCAATCCTATGGGCCCCATCGGCCCACCGTTTCGCAGTGTAACACATGTCGATTCACTGTGCTCATCAAGGTCGCCATCAAGGTCGCACCGGAGCGCCTGAACCGGAATGGGCCCGTCGCCTGGTACCTTGCACGCGAGCAATCGCCGAGTGCGCATCGATGCTAACGCCGGGTTGACCAACGAGAAGGTTGACGATCGCAGCCGCCTCGCAAAGAGCGGAAAGTGCGACGAGATCGTCGTCGTAGTCAAGCGTGACACGAAACACCCCGTGGCCGTCAGCGGAGAAGTCCCAGCGGGTTTCGCCTTCGATGCCGCGTGGTGAACCGGCAAGCACCATGAGTTCGAGAGCGACGTGTTCGAGCACGTGCGGAAGCTCGGTGTTCGCGAGTTCGGCGATGATGCCGTGTGGCGAACCGCACTCACACCGGTGACGGACAATCCCAGGAAACGCCGAGAGCACACGGTCCGCCAAGCCCGGAACCGTTGCGGTCCCAAAACGTGTGCCCGGAGCAAGCCGCACGGTGGCTTCCACGCGAGCGTCCCCAACACGGACTCGCACGATTGAAAGCCGCGCGCCTGTTGTCTCACTCGGACCCGTCGCCACACCAGCACTTCCGCGTGCCGAGGTAGTATGCGAGCGAAGCGAGAAGCGCCATGCCGATTATGCCCGCAGCGACGAGCTTGACCGGGTCCGCATGTGTCACCCTGCGGACTTCCGCCCTCGCGAGCGCCTGAACCTCCTCGGCCCGGTGTCTCACATCGTCAATAGTCAGTCTGTCCTCAGACATCCGTCCCCCCATCATCGCTGCATGTTCTTAACTTTTAACACCACAAACACGGCCGAGCCGAGCACCAGCACGGCACCGATGGCGAGCAACGCTCCCGGCCATGTGAGCCACTCCGCGAGAAGTAGCAGCAGGCCAACCGCGATGAAACATACCCCAAATACGAGCAGGGTCGCGGCGGCGGCGGCCGAGACGATCGTAAACCCGAGTTTCTGCAGCGGAAGCACGATCTTCTGACGGACTAGTGCCTCGGCCTCCTGGCGCAGCCAATCAACGACGGTCTGCAGCAAATCGGCTACCGCATCGATGACGGTACGCTGTTCAGGAACCTTGGCGGCCCCACCTTGCTCGGCCATCGAGACACCTCCGCGAGATACGTCAATTCCGGCGCCCATGCGCCACATATAAGGTACCCCAAAAACCAGCGCCGACCCGACTGGGCCGACGCTGGTGGAGCGTGTGTGGATACGTTTACCTGCCGAGAATTCGGTAGTTGACCGTAGCGACCCCGGTAAACCCAAGCGCTTTCGCGGTACCAGGACCCAGATCCCATACCCGGCCCGCGATGTGCGGTCCCCGGTCATTGACGACGGCCGTGACGACGCGGCCCCTGTACTCAAACTGCACCTGCGTGCCAAACGGCAGCGTCTTGTGGGCGACGTTCATCATGCCCTGTGTGAGCACGGCGCCGCTTGCGGTCCGCCTACCGTAGAAGCCGGGACCATACCACGATGCGCGCGCCGACAGCCACGCGCCGGAGTCCGCCGCCCGGCTCGGTGCCGCGGGAGTTGCCGCACGCGGCTTGGCGACGACCCTGGGCTTGGGGGCGGGCTTAGGCAGCGGCGCTTTCGCGCGCGCTGGCGGCGCCATTATGGCTGCCGGGATGGCAGTGCCATCGGCGACTGGCACTTTGTCATCCGCATCGATCACGGTGACGGCCGACGCCACTCTCTCGCCTACGCCGAGGAGTTGCTGAGGCGCCATCCGGGGCGCCGCATCAGCGTGTGCCGCGGGCAACACCCCAGCGGCGAACAACGCTGCCACCGCGAGCGCCGCGGTTGCGGCAAGCGCTGTTGCGGCGAATACGGGCATGACGATCGCTTTACTGGAACTCACATACACCTCCGAGTCCGGGGACAGAACTAGGCGGCGGACACGCGAGGCACGATAGGCACAGGGATATCCCTGAAAGAGGTGGTGCAAGAAGAGTGGGTGTAGCTGCCTCGCGCCGGCTTAGGGGGCCTGATGGCCGCCACCTGATGCCGATAGCACGGGTATGCTGTTGGCTTGGACCTCTTGTATGTTGAACTCGGTCGCCCGCGCGCCCCTAAGGCGCGGACCCGGCCGATCCGATCGGGTTTTGCGTCACACCCCGGGCGTCAGTCCGTACGGTCACCCCGATCGTCTCGTGACCGCGCCGCCCCGGCGGGCGCCTTTCACACTACACACGAGGACGGATACTACCACGAGATGGCCAATACGGCAAAACCGCTGACCTTTCCGCTGGTCTTTCCAGCCGGAGCTTCACCGTGCCGCGCTCGCGAGCCATTGGGGATACACGACGTTTGCACGTCGCTCGAACGGGTATCTGAAGACGTGGTGCGACACCAGGCCGAAAGGAGTACCTGATGACCGTCCCCGCCATCATGGTCGAGAACTTGAGCTTCTCATACGGCGACATAGAGGCGGTCAAGGACGTCAGCTTCGACGTCGCGCCCGGTGAGATCCTCGGATTCCTCGGCCCCAACGGCGCCGGCAAGTCCACAACGATCAAGATGCTGACCGGCCAGCTTCCCCCCAAGAGCGGACGCGCGGAGATCCTCGGGAGGGAGATAGGACGCGACGACCCGGTCTTACAGGCGCAAATCGGGGTCTGCTTCGAAGAGAAGAATCTCTACCTCAACATGTCGGCGCTTGAGAACCTTGACTTCTTCGCATCGCTGTACGGCATCAAGAACCCTGGCTCTCTCGAGGTGCTGCGCAGGGTGGGCCTGGGTGACCGCGCGAAAGATCGCCTCCACAGCTTCTCGAAGGGCATGCGCCAGCGCATGATGATCTCGCGAGCATTCATCAACAAGCCTAAGGTGCTCTTCCTGGACGAACCCACCGACGGGCTCGACCCGGTCACGTCGGCCCAGATCCGCATGACCATCAAGGAGGAGGCCGAGCGGGGCGCGGCGGTACTTCTCACGACGCACGAGATGTTTGAGGCCGATCAGCTCGCGGACCGTGTGGCGTTCATCAACGAAGGGAGAATCGTTGCGCTGGACTCCGCCGAGAACCTCAAGCTCAAGTACGGTACTCGCTCCGTACGCATCCGGTTGCGCGACGGCGACGGCGTTCACGAGGAGCACATCCCACTCGGTGACGCGGGTTCCTCGGCCCGGATCGCCGAACTTGCGGCCTCACCGGAGCTCATGACGATTCACACCGAAGAAGCGACGTTGGAGGCGGTATTCATCAAGCTCACGGGCAGGGGGCTGGAGTAGATGGAGCCCACCGCCACCCGGTTAGGGATTCTCCGTGCGCTCCTGAGAAAGGAGATGGTCGCGTACTCGCGTGACAAGCTCTACCTGTTCCTGACCCTGCTCACGCTCGTGTTCGCAATCTCCGCATTCTGGATCATCCCCGATTCGGTGGACGAGACGGTTACCCTCGCGGTAGCTCCCCCCGTCGAGACCCTCGTCTCGCGAGGCGTCGACTCGCTCATTGAGATGGGGACTTCCCCGGAGCAACTCGCCGCGCTGACCTCAGCTGATCTCGCCGAGGAACAACCGGGTCTGCGTCTCCTTGAGTTCGAAAGCAAGGCCGATCTTGCCGCCGTAATCGAAGGTTCCGCCGAGGCGTGGCGGACGGAAGATGGCGAGATAGTGGTGCGCGACGCTCGTGCGGGCGATCTGGACCAGGAGGGCGCTGAGCGCGTAAGCGTCGGGATCGGCGTCGCGTTTCCTGAAACGTTCATCGCCGATGTCGCTCGCGGCGCCGGCGATGTGACCGTCACCGTGTACTCTGACGCCGCGGTGCCGGAGGAGATCGAAAGCGCGGTGAAGGGCTTTGTGCGCGAGGCGGCTTTCCAGCTCGCCGGAGAACAGCTACCCGTCGAGATGCCGTCTGCGGGTGTCATCGTGCTCGGAAAAGACCGCATGGGCGACCAGGTCTCCATGCGCGACAAGCTCATCCCGATGCTCGCCTTCATGATCCTCCTCATGGAGACGTTCTCGATGGCTTCCCTCATCAGCGTAGAGGTCTTGAGGCGCACCGTGACCGCGGTGCTCGTCACACCCGCACGCATAGCCGACTTTCTTGCCGCGAAGTCAATATTCGGGACGGGCATGGCGCTCGTCCAAGGCGTCATCGTACTCGCCCTTCTGGGAGCGTTCACCGCACAAAACTGGTGGCTGCTGGTTCTGACCGTTCTTCTCGGCTCAATGATGTTTACCGGCGTCGCGATGATTGTCGGTGCCGCCGGCAAGGACTTCCTCGGCCAGCTGTTCTACGCAATGGTGTTCACCGTCCCGCTCATCATCCCGGCGGCCTCGGTACTCTTTCCCGGCACGGCCGCAACATGGGTGCAGGCAATCCCGACCTACCCCGTACTCGCCGCCCTTGTCGACATCACGATATATGACGCTCGATGGGCCGGCGTTTGGCACTACTTCGCGTTCGCACTGGCGTGGGTTGCCGTGCTCTTTGGCGCTGGCCTGCTCACGCTGAAGCGGAAGGTGGAGTCGCTATGAGCCTCTCTCGCATCTGGGCCGTGTTGCGTAAAGACCTCGCGCTTGGCCCTCGCTCTCCGTTCTTCCTCTACACGCTCGTACTGCCGATCGTGCTCACCGTGCTCTTCCAGTTCGCATTCGGCTCACTGTTCGAACCGCGCCCGCGCCTGGGCATCGTGGACTCGGACGGCTCGGCGATTGTGACCATGCTTCGCCAGGCCGAGGGTATCGAGCTCACGCTCATAGCTGATGCGGTTGAGCTCAAGGAGCAAGTGGAGGCAAACGACCTCGACGCGGGGCTCGTGCTGCCCGCCGGCTTCGACGAAGCCGTTAGAGGCGGTGAGCGTCCGGTGCTCGAGTTCTACATCGGTGGCGAGAGCTACGCTTCGAACCGCGCGATCCTCACCGTGACGGCGCTCGACGCGATCCGAGCGCTTGAGGGTGATGCCGCTCCCGTCACCGTCGAGCTGGTGAGCTTGGGTGAAGAGGGGTTGCCCATCACGCTCAGGCTCGTACCCATCATCATCTTCTATGCGCTCGTCCTTTCCGGTGTCTTTGTCCCGGGATCGAGCCTCGTCGAGGAGAAGGAGCGCGGAACGCTCTCGGCGCTCCTCGTGAGCCCCGTGAAAGTGAGCGAGATCCTCGTCGCCAAGTGGAGCCTCGGCGTGCTCCTCACCTTCACGATGGCAATGCTCACGCTCGTGCTCAACAGCGCAATCGGCGGCAATCCGTTCGACGTGGTGATAGTCATCCTTGTCGCCGCAATACTCACCTCAATGCTCGGCCTGCTCGTTGGCGTCGTTTCGAAGGACTCGACGATGATGTTTGGTCTCATCAAGGGAGTGGGCGTGTTCCTGTTCGCT
This sequence is a window from Clostridiales bacterium. Protein-coding genes within it:
- the hcp gene encoding hydroxylamine reductase — protein: MFCNQCEQTAKGIACTTVGACGKKEDVAALQDLLVNACRGLATVAIDAARRGLDTADAGRFVADALFTTLTNVDFDPASIAEKIDEAVRLRNELARESSAAAAAGAFVDLRPFPGVEGKVEQGIELGRPWDTTRDEDVQALQQTTLYGLKGVAAYAHHARVLGQEDPEVYAYLFKALDALGDGSLDLGAWVALALECGAVNLRTMELLDAGNTGTYGHPVPTEVPLGHRAGKAILISGHDLLDLSLLLEQTEGKGIDIYTHGEMLPAHAYPELKKHAHFYGHWGTAWQNQHKEFAAFPGAILMTTNCLMPPRDEYKERLFTSGPVQFPGVPHVEGDFSAVIEKALAMSGFADETDGGSVLVGFGRNTVLGVAPQVIEAVKGGAIKHFFLVGGCDGAKPGRNYYTDFVEQAPADTVVLTLACGKFRFFDKQLGDIGGIPRLLDVGQCNDAYSAIKIAVALADAFEVGVNDLPLSMILSWYEQKAVAILLTLLHLGITDIRLGPTLPAFVTPNVLQVLVDTFDIKPIAETAAEDLATILGTEAA
- a CDS encoding 4Fe-4S binding protein, whose translation is MSTTTVTRQIVRIDEELCNGCGLCVSPCAEGAIEIVDGKATVIREELCDGAGFCLGVCPTGALTLELRETVPFDHAAAEPIIAEKKANYLAQHCFRCGVSEDDRPLLPVRTGGDSTWVCTRCIPALIHG
- a CDS encoding nitrous oxide-stimulated promoter family protein, translating into MARTDVAKDTRLLGDFSAIYCKGNHPQAARAPLSSPGAVLGVYGTRPPFVCDECAELLAYAEKRRALCPKDPKPFCSYCDTHCYRADMRERMRDVMRYAGPRSMLRGHAIDSVKHFIEGRRHARAARDSRGTPPGPPF
- a CDS encoding Crp/Fnr family transcriptional regulator, producing the protein MSDMPVNPIAEEAALSARPAEIRPDLWSALRECRLWRAASDDAVTALARRATVRNEPRGSLLVQEGDAATSFGVMVAGKARVYHLGADGKQFLFETMGAGDPVEAVAALSGGRYPANVETVTPATIAWLPREALMDLIAESPDVARGVIADLANRVVNFTAVVQSLSLDVPSRLARYLFQRALAAGKPSPRGLELDLGMAKSELAAAIGTVPETLSRAFARLRDDGVVEVRGGTVTVLDVRALAELGSGYSES
- a CDS encoding cold-shock protein — protein: MAEGTVKWFNADKGYGFIEREDGDDLFVHFSEIQSDGFKTLDEGQAVSFTEATGQNGKKQATQVRAI
- a CDS encoding ABC transporter ATP-binding protein yields the protein MTVPAIMVENLSFSYGDIEAVKDVSFDVAPGEILGFLGPNGAGKSTTIKMLTGQLPPKSGRAEILGREIGRDDPVLQAQIGVCFEEKNLYLNMSALENLDFFASLYGIKNPGSLEVLRRVGLGDRAKDRLHSFSKGMRQRMMISRAFINKPKVLFLDEPTDGLDPVTSAQIRMTIKEEAERGAAVLLTTHEMFEADQLADRVAFINEGRIVALDSAENLKLKYGTRSVRIRLRDGDGVHEEHIPLGDAGSSARIAELAASPELMTIHTEEATLEAVFIKLTGRGLE
- a CDS encoding ABC transporter permease, with amino-acid sequence MEPTATRLGILRALLRKEMVAYSRDKLYLFLTLLTLVFAISAFWIIPDSVDETVTLAVAPPVETLVSRGVDSLIEMGTSPEQLAALTSADLAEEQPGLRLLEFESKADLAAVIEGSAEAWRTEDGEIVVRDARAGDLDQEGAERVSVGIGVAFPETFIADVARGAGDVTVTVYSDAAVPEEIESAVKGFVREAAFQLAGEQLPVEMPSAGVIVLGKDRMGDQVSMRDKLIPMLAFMILLMETFSMASLISVEVLRRTVTAVLVTPARIADFLAAKSIFGTGMALVQGVIVLALLGAFTAQNWWLLVLTVLLGSMMFTGVAMIVGAAGKDFLGQLFYAMVFTVPLIIPAASVLFPGTAATWVQAIPTYPVLAALVDITIYDARWAGVWHYFAFALAWVAVLFGAGLLTLKRKVESL
- a CDS encoding ABC transporter permease, which gives rise to MSLSRIWAVLRKDLALGPRSPFFLYTLVLPIVLTVLFQFAFGSLFEPRPRLGIVDSDGSAIVTMLRQAEGIELTLIADAVELKEQVEANDLDAGLVLPAGFDEAVRGGERPVLEFYIGGESYASNRAILTVTALDAIRALEGDAAPVTVELVSLGEEGLPITLRLVPIIIFYALVLSGVFVPGSSLVEEKERGTLSALLVSPVKVSEILVAKWSLGVLLTFTMAMLTLVLNSAIGGNPFDVVIVILVAAILTSMLGLLVGVVSKDSTMMFGLIKGVGVFLFAPVLWYLFPDWPQWIAKLFPLYWIIEPIWQVSILGGSIVDVAAELAIALGMAMALLPLIIMLARRMQAQMAAR